The following coding sequences lie in one Megalodesulfovibrio gigas DSM 1382 = ATCC 19364 genomic window:
- a CDS encoding sensor domain-containing diguanylate cyclase, protein MTRLETSDCMWGVGLADSVARTVEQSAGERYSLRSFSCQAIPAPADYSRDNPCLIWIAWSAWEHMTLLQQQFFTRLESAPKVLLLDEDVPISHVEDLLIQGSFSTMRLPLKPEQVLDALHRAEEVAHLYADIYKMTQEIYLERELLARKNEQLSFINQFISRAAQSLEPAAVLNGACQDLKRLLPVDMLQGIFWNTEQPAPQNTLPGLEAVCFMATDKDSEPRQAWLHLLLDSATRATGQPVRSYQILPLASDGSTLAGIPPRPTPGTVMFLPAACGGIQFGCLALHTSSPVNLGRDQVELLHTAASHLSLALRNALLFDKARNEAEYDGLTMIHNRRHFDRRLREELTRHERYGHPLSLLLLDMDHFKSINDTFGHQAGDAVLMELGAMLKTTVRATDYPARYGGEEFTVILPQTDAAQAWTLAERLRTRIMGMTFNHQGERFRITASVGIATHTPGAQATPATPESLLREADEALYAAKGAGRNQVHWNMAEDHLQVAAR, encoded by the coding sequence ATGACTCGTTTGGAAACCAGTGACTGCATGTGGGGCGTTGGCCTTGCCGATTCCGTCGCCAGGACGGTGGAGCAATCCGCCGGGGAACGCTATTCCCTGCGCAGCTTCTCGTGCCAGGCCATCCCCGCGCCTGCCGATTATTCCCGGGACAATCCCTGCCTCATCTGGATTGCCTGGTCTGCCTGGGAGCATATGACGTTGCTGCAGCAGCAATTCTTCACGCGGCTGGAAAGCGCGCCCAAGGTGCTGCTGCTGGATGAGGATGTGCCCATCTCCCATGTGGAGGACCTGCTGATCCAAGGCAGCTTTTCCACCATGCGGCTGCCCCTGAAGCCTGAACAGGTGCTGGACGCCCTGCATCGGGCCGAGGAAGTGGCGCATCTGTATGCGGACATCTACAAAATGACCCAGGAAATCTACCTGGAACGCGAACTGCTGGCCCGCAAGAACGAGCAGCTCTCCTTCATCAATCAGTTCATTTCCCGGGCTGCCCAGAGCCTGGAGCCTGCGGCGGTGCTCAATGGCGCCTGCCAGGATCTCAAGCGCCTGTTGCCTGTGGACATGCTCCAGGGCATCTTCTGGAACACGGAGCAGCCTGCTCCCCAGAACACCTTGCCCGGCCTGGAGGCCGTCTGCTTCATGGCCACGGACAAGGATTCCGAACCCCGGCAGGCCTGGCTGCACCTGCTGCTGGACAGCGCCACCCGCGCCACCGGCCAGCCCGTGCGCAGCTATCAAATCCTGCCCCTGGCCAGCGACGGCAGCACCCTGGCCGGCATCCCGCCCCGGCCGACCCCCGGCACGGTCATGTTCCTGCCCGCCGCCTGCGGCGGCATCCAGTTCGGTTGTCTGGCGCTGCATACCTCCAGCCCGGTGAATCTGGGACGGGATCAGGTGGAACTGCTGCACACCGCCGCCAGTCATCTGTCCCTGGCCCTCAGAAACGCCCTGCTCTTCGACAAGGCCCGCAACGAGGCTGAATACGACGGCCTGACCATGATTCACAATCGCCGCCACTTCGACCGACGCCTGCGCGAGGAGCTGACCCGCCACGAGCGGTACGGCCACCCCCTTTCCTTGTTGCTGCTGGACATGGATCACTTCAAGTCCATCAACGACACCTTCGGCCACCAGGCCGGAGACGCGGTGCTCATGGAACTGGGCGCAATGCTCAAGACCACCGTGCGCGCCACGGACTATCCCGCCCGCTACGGCGGCGAGGAATTCACCGTCATCCTGCCCCAGACCGACGCGGCCCAGGCCTGGACCCTGGCCGAGCGGCTGCGCACGCGCATCATGGGCATGACTTTCAACCACCAGGGCGAACGATTCCGCATCACCGCCAGCGTGGGCATTGCCACGCACACCCCGGGCGCGCAGGCCACACCGGCCACACCGGAATCCCTGCTGCGCGAGGCGGACGAGGCCCTGTACGCCGCCAAAGGCGCCGGCCGCAATCAGGTGCACTGGAACATGGCCGAGGACCACCTGCAGGTCGCCGCGCGGTGA
- the aat gene encoding leucyl/phenylalanyl-tRNA--protein transferase yields the protein MPIYFLTGDSLLFPDPEEAEPDGLLAIGGDLSLPRLVSAYAQGIFPWYGPGNPILWWTPDPRCVLLPQALHVGGRLTRALRTSGYHLTMDVAFGEVIDACAGTPRPEQQGTWIVPAMRQAYLHLHVAGLAHSVEAWLDGELVGGLYGVSLGRAFFGESMFHRRPNASKAALVHLCRHLQAWEFELVDCQQTTPHMLAMGARDMPRREFNRRLDCALRHPTLRGSWMERGRAQIAGAAAASAPSAHS from the coding sequence ATGCCCATCTACTTTCTGACCGGAGACAGCCTCCTGTTCCCGGACCCCGAAGAGGCGGAGCCCGATGGCCTGCTTGCCATCGGCGGCGACCTGAGTCTGCCCCGGCTGGTGAGCGCCTACGCCCAGGGTATCTTTCCCTGGTATGGCCCGGGCAACCCCATCCTCTGGTGGACGCCGGACCCCCGCTGCGTGCTCCTGCCCCAGGCCCTGCACGTGGGCGGCCGCCTGACGCGCGCCCTCAGGACATCCGGCTATCACCTGACCATGGACGTGGCCTTTGGCGAGGTCATCGACGCCTGCGCCGGCACGCCACGGCCGGAGCAGCAGGGCACCTGGATTGTGCCGGCCATGCGGCAGGCCTATCTGCATCTGCATGTGGCCGGGCTGGCGCACTCCGTGGAAGCCTGGCTGGATGGCGAACTGGTGGGCGGATTGTACGGCGTGTCCCTGGGGCGGGCGTTTTTCGGGGAATCCATGTTCCACCGCCGGCCCAACGCCTCCAAGGCGGCCCTGGTGCACCTGTGCCGGCATCTGCAGGCCTGGGAATTTGAACTCGTCGATTGTCAGCAGACCACGCCGCACATGCTGGCCATGGGCGCGAGGGACATGCCACGGCGGGAGTTCAACCGCCGCCTGGACTGCGCCTTGCGGCATCCCACCCTGCGCGGCAGCTGGATGGAACGCGGCCGGGCGCAGATTGCCGGGGCCGCTGCCGCGTCCGCACCCTCCGCGCATTCCTGA